A genomic segment from Chitinophagaceae bacterium encodes:
- a CDS encoding RecX family transcriptional regulator yields the protein MRTLNIGKDKAWQKIKHYCAYQERSHKEVKEKLFSFGLYKTEVETLIVQLIEENYLNEERFAIAYAGGKFRIKLWGRQKIKYALKQKQVSDYCIKKALMAIDNDEYLNASKKLAAEKLATLKTEKNLLNKKKKLQQYLLQKGFEPSLIFETLNEII from the coding sequence ATGCGTACACTCAATATAGGAAAAGATAAGGCATGGCAAAAAATTAAGCATTATTGTGCTTACCAGGAGCGCAGCCATAAAGAAGTAAAAGAAAAGTTGTTCAGTTTCGGGTTGTATAAAACCGAAGTGGAAACGCTTATTGTACAACTCATAGAAGAAAATTATCTCAACGAAGAAAGGTTTGCCATTGCTTATGCCGGCGGAAAATTTCGCATCAAACTATGGGGAAGGCAAAAGATTAAATATGCGCTAAAGCAAAAACAGGTAAGTGACTATTGTATCAAAAAAGCATTAATGGCAATAGATAACGATGAATACCTTAACGCTAGTAAAAAGCTTGCAGCAGAAAAGCTGGCAACATTAAAAACAGAAAAAAATCTGCTGAATAAAAAAAAGAAGTTGCAGCAATATTTATTGCAAAAAGGGTTTGAACCATCATTAATTTTCGAAACGCTGAATGAAATCATTTAA
- a CDS encoding redoxin family protein — MANSIILFSLEVFVFLIGDFPGRIAMSIIAMSLSYIMGYMWLKWRISLKIASCLILMIFYFSSVFYFMPQIINRNLFFKHNNLKNNSALNYFNNVELKDTLGNTYQDVFKKNKVYLIEFYFRNCWPCVIKEDALEKLREEIPDSSFQIIYIQNGKIDDFESYLETCREKKNSTIRYYDNNGILSSNLKLKGYPFGMVIDKAGKIRQTENGFGPEVADLFLDKEIPLIKVLLNEN; from the coding sequence TTGGCCAATAGTATTATTTTGTTCTCCCTTGAAGTTTTTGTATTTCTAATTGGTGATTTTCCAGGAAGAATAGCAATGAGTATTATTGCTATGTCTTTGTCATACATAATGGGTTATATGTGGCTGAAATGGAGAATTTCCTTAAAAATTGCCAGCTGTTTAATATTGATGATTTTTTATTTTAGCTCAGTTTTTTATTTTATGCCTCAAATTATTAACCGGAATTTGTTTTTCAAGCATAACAATTTAAAGAATAATTCAGCGCTTAACTATTTTAATAATGTTGAGCTTAAGGATACTTTAGGCAATACATACCAGGATGTTTTTAAAAAGAATAAAGTTTACCTGATTGAGTTTTATTTTAGAAATTGCTGGCCATGCGTCATCAAAGAAGATGCTCTGGAAAAGCTGCGTGAAGAGATACCCGATTCTTCCTTTCAAATTATTTATATCCAAAATGGGAAGATTGATGATTTTGAATCATATTTGGAGACCTGCAGGGAAAAGAAAAATTCAACAATACGGTACTATGACAATAACGGGATTTTGAGTTCAAACCTGAAATTAAAAGGATATCCTTTTGGAATGGTTATTGACAAGGCAGGGAAAATCAGGCAAACTGAAAATGGGTTTGGACCAGAAGTTGCGGATTTATTTTTAGACAAGGAAATCCCTTTGATTAAAGTTCTTTTAAATGAAAATTAA
- a CDS encoding GAF domain-containing protein, producing the protein MAEDLKIIAGTKEEMYSALLPQVKALLYGETDLIANMANMVAALKEQFGWLWVGFYLVNGAELVLGPFQGPVACTRIKMGRGVCGAAWQNKATLIVPDVEKFPGHIACSSLSQSEIVVAVFKNNQVVAVLDADSATLNSFDETDKKFLEEMVGLLGF; encoded by the coding sequence ATGGCCGAAGATTTAAAAATTATTGCGGGAACAAAAGAAGAAATGTACAGCGCCCTGCTGCCGCAGGTAAAAGCTTTGCTGTATGGAGAAACCGATTTAATTGCCAATATGGCCAATATGGTTGCGGCGTTAAAAGAGCAGTTTGGCTGGCTTTGGGTAGGTTTTTATTTGGTAAATGGAGCGGAACTGGTGCTGGGCCCGTTCCAGGGGCCGGTGGCCTGCACCCGCATTAAAATGGGCCGTGGCGTATGCGGTGCTGCCTGGCAAAATAAAGCTACATTAATAGTTCCCGATGTAGAAAAATTCCCCGGTCATATTGCCTGCAGCAGCTTATCCCAATCGGAGATTGTGGTGGCCGTTTTTAAAAACAATCAAGTGGTTGCCGTGCTGGATGCAGACAGCGCTACACTAAATAGCTTTGACGAAACCGATAAAAAATTTTTAGAAGAAATGGTAGGGTTGCTGGGTTTTTAA